The Chloroflexota bacterium genome has a window encoding:
- the gyrB gene encoding DNA topoisomerase (ATP-hydrolyzing) subunit B produces the protein MSDRGNEKNNSYGVHDIQVLEGLEAVRRRPGMYIGSTDIRGLHHLVFEVVDNSIDEALAGFCNRIRVTIRADGSVVVEDNGRGIPVGPHPNQKDADGKPMDALQVVMTILHAGGKFGGGGYKVASGLHGVGVSAVNALSEWMEVEVRRDGGVYRQRYERGHPVTPVERIGKADGTGTKTTFLPDSEIFKQGIDYKFETLAQRFREMAFLTRGLKITFVDEREDREMSFYFEGGLRSFVWYLNRGREVLHKPIYAEKQVNGTQVEVAIQYNTGYSESVYAFANNINTVDGGTHLTGFRSALTRTLNDYARKSGLLKENEPNLTGDDVREGLTAVISVKLTDPQFESQTKAKLGNAEVKGQVESVVADTLATFLEENPREAKAIVEKSLIASRAREAARQARDLVIRKSALESLSLPGKLADCSERDPLKAELYIVEGDSAGGSAKQGRDRRFQAILPLRGKILNVEKARMDRMLNNNEVRALITALGTGIGESFDLSNLRYGRVIIMTDADVDGAHIRTLLLTFFFRYMPALIENGHLFIAQPPLYRIEKGKQHYYVYTEAEKDQILAKQKGENITIQRYKGLGEMNPEQLWETTMNPENRTLLQVTVEDAVEADRTFEMLMGNQVPPRRRFIQTHAKNVRNLDV, from the coding sequence ATGAGCGACAGGGGCAACGAGAAGAACAACTCCTACGGCGTGCACGACATCCAGGTCCTTGAGGGGCTGGAGGCCGTGCGGCGTCGCCCGGGCATGTACATCGGCAGCACCGACATTCGGGGGCTGCACCACCTGGTCTTTGAGGTGGTGGACAACTCCATTGACGAGGCGCTCGCCGGATTCTGCAATCGCATTCGGGTTACCATCCGCGCCGACGGGTCGGTGGTCGTGGAGGACAACGGGCGCGGCATCCCCGTGGGGCCCCACCCCAACCAGAAGGACGCCGACGGCAAGCCGATGGACGCCCTGCAGGTGGTGATGACCATCCTGCACGCCGGCGGCAAGTTCGGCGGCGGCGGGTACAAGGTCGCCAGCGGGCTGCACGGCGTCGGCGTGTCGGCCGTCAACGCGCTGTCGGAATGGATGGAGGTGGAGGTGCGTCGGGATGGCGGGGTGTACCGCCAGCGATACGAGCGCGGCCACCCGGTTACGCCCGTGGAGCGCATCGGCAAGGCCGACGGCACGGGCACGAAGACGACGTTCCTCCCCGACAGCGAGATCTTCAAACAGGGCATAGACTACAAATTTGAGACCCTGGCGCAGCGTTTCCGCGAGATGGCCTTCCTGACGCGCGGGCTGAAGATCACCTTCGTGGACGAGCGCGAAGACCGCGAGATGTCGTTCTACTTTGAGGGCGGCCTGCGCTCCTTCGTCTGGTACCTGAACCGCGGCCGCGAGGTGCTCCACAAGCCCATCTACGCCGAAAAGCAGGTCAACGGCACCCAGGTTGAGGTGGCCATCCAGTACAACACCGGTTACAGCGAGTCGGTCTATGCCTTCGCCAACAACATCAACACCGTGGACGGCGGGACGCACCTCACCGGCTTCCGCTCCGCGCTCACCCGCACGCTGAACGACTACGCCCGCAAGAGTGGGCTTCTCAAGGAGAACGAGCCGAACCTCACCGGCGACGACGTGCGCGAGGGCCTCACAGCCGTCATCAGCGTCAAACTCACCGACCCGCAGTTTGAAAGCCAGACGAAGGCCAAACTGGGCAACGCCGAAGTCAAGGGCCAGGTGGAATCGGTGGTGGCCGACACGCTTGCCACGTTCCTGGAGGAAAACCCCCGCGAGGCCAAGGCCATCGTGGAGAAGAGCCTCATCGCTTCCCGCGCGCGCGAGGCCGCACGCCAGGCCCGCGACCTCGTCATCCGCAAGAGCGCGCTGGAAAGCCTGTCGCTCCCCGGCAAGTTGGCCGACTGCTCGGAGCGCGACCCTCTGAAGGCCGAACTGTACATCGTGGAGGGCGACTCGGCAGGCGGCTCGGCCAAGCAAGGGCGCGACCGCCGATTCCAGGCCATCCTCCCGCTGCGGGGCAAGATCCTCAACGTGGAAAAGGCCCGTATGGACCGAATGCTCAACAACAACGAGGTGCGGGCGCTCATCACGGCGCTGGGCACCGGCATCGGCGAGTCGTTTGACCTGTCCAACCTGCGCTATGGCCGCGTCATCATCATGACCGATGCCGATGTGGACGGCGCGCACATCCGCACGCTTCTGTTGACGTTCTTCTTCCGCTACATGCCTGCCCTGATTGAGAACGGGCACCTGTTCATCGCCCAGCCGCCGTTGTACCGCATAGAAAAAGGCAAGCAGCACTACTACGTGTACACCGAGGCCGAGAAGGACCAGATTCTGGCGAAACAGAAGGGTGAAAACATCACCATTCAGCGTTACAAGGGCCTGGGCGAAATGAACCCGGAGCAGTTGTGGGAAACGACGATGAATCCGGAGAACCGCACGCTGCTTCAGGTTACCGTGGAGGACGCGGTAGAAGCCGACCGCACCTTTGAGATGCTCATGGGCAATCAGGTGCCCCCGCGCCGGCGTTTCATCCAGACCCACGCCAAGAACGTGCGCAACCTGGACGTGTAG
- a CDS encoding RNA polymerase sigma factor, with protein sequence MEARHILDIDESPADVSDPINLYLREIGRVPLLTAEDEVTLAKRMERGQKARRMLEQTNLSPARRERLEAWVREGEEARDHLIRANSRLVVSIAKKYIGRGVPFLDLIQEGNIGLIRAVKKFDYRRGYKFSTYATWWIRQAVARAVADQSRTIRVPIHMHDQIARVARISQDMAQELGREPTHQELAERLNLPEDKVRRIMKAATRILSLEAPVGEDGDSELGEFIKDETSVSPSTAASHSLLREQLEELMCALSQREVRILQMRFGLVDGQTHTLEEVGRKFGLTRERIRQIEAQALMRLRHPRRSSKLRDYLR encoded by the coding sequence TTGGAAGCCAGACACATCCTTGACATTGACGAGTCTCCGGCCGACGTGAGCGATCCCATCAATCTGTACTTGCGGGAGATCGGCCGCGTGCCGCTGCTGACCGCCGAGGACGAAGTAACCCTAGCGAAGCGCATGGAGCGCGGCCAGAAGGCGCGGCGCATGCTGGAGCAGACCAATCTCTCGCCGGCGCGTCGGGAACGGCTGGAGGCCTGGGTGCGCGAGGGGGAGGAGGCCCGCGATCACCTCATCCGCGCCAACTCGCGGCTGGTCGTCAGCATCGCCAAGAAGTACATCGGCAGGGGCGTGCCGTTCCTGGACCTCATCCAGGAGGGCAACATCGGCCTGATCCGTGCGGTGAAGAAGTTTGACTACCGGCGCGGCTACAAGTTCAGCACCTACGCCACGTGGTGGATTCGCCAGGCGGTGGCGCGTGCCGTGGCCGATCAGAGCCGCACCATCCGCGTGCCCATCCACATGCACGACCAGATCGCCCGCGTGGCCCGCATTTCGCAGGACATGGCCCAGGAATTGGGGCGCGAGCCGACCCACCAGGAACTGGCCGAGCGGCTCAACCTTCCGGAGGACAAAGTCCGCCGCATCATGAAGGCCGCCACCCGAATCCTGTCGCTGGAGGCTCCCGTCGGCGAGGATGGCGACAGCGAGTTGGGCGAGTTCATCAAGGACGAGACGTCGGTCAGCCCGAGCACGGCGGCCTCGCATTCGCTCCTGCGCGAGCAACTGGAGGAACTCATGTGCGCGCTCAGCCAGCGGGAGGTGCGCATCCTCCAGATGCGGTTCGGCCTGGTGGACGGGCAGACCCACACGCTGGAAGAGGTGGGGCGCAAGTTCGGCCTGACCCGCGAGCGCATCCGCCAGATAGAGGCCCAGGCGCTCATGCGGTTGCGCCATCCGCGCCGCAGCAGCAAACTGCGGGACTATCTGCGGTAG
- a CDS encoding DUF4340 domain-containing protein, with amino-acid sequence MRLRNTLILFVILLALTGYVFLVEVPKSKQSPQEQVGAAPLWEIPQDQVVRLEAAKSDGQALVLERAEGQTWWIRAPFVYEADGSRVGGVVSDLSSLRSTRALSDTLNLSDYGLAAPTLTVTLTLASGEHHTLRVGDQNPTGTYRYAIADDRPEVHLVYAWSINTLEQMIAEPPRKPTPTPTPTVTPTPSATPIPSATPTPTP; translated from the coding sequence GTGAGACTGCGCAACACGCTCATCCTGTTCGTCATTCTCCTGGCGCTGACGGGCTACGTGTTCCTGGTGGAGGTGCCCAAGTCCAAGCAGTCGCCACAGGAGCAGGTCGGGGCGGCTCCGCTCTGGGAGATTCCGCAGGATCAGGTTGTGCGCCTGGAAGCGGCCAAGAGCGACGGCCAGGCGCTTGTCCTGGAGCGCGCGGAAGGCCAGACCTGGTGGATACGCGCGCCGTTTGTGTACGAAGCGGACGGGAGCCGCGTGGGGGGCGTCGTGAGCGACTTGAGCAGCCTGCGTTCCACCCGCGCGCTCAGCGACACGCTGAACCTGTCGGACTACGGGCTTGCGGCACCGACTCTCACGGTAACGCTCACGCTGGCGAGCGGCGAGCATCATACCTTGCGGGTGGGCGACCAGAACCCCACGGGGACGTACCGGTACGCCATCGCCGACGACCGTCCGGAGGTGCACCTGGTGTATGCCTGGAGCATCAACACGCTGGAGCAGATGATCGCCGAGCCGCCACGGAAGCCGACGCCTACACCGACGCCGACGGTAACGCCTACGCCGTCGGCAACGCCCATCCCATCCGCCACACCCACGCCGACGCCCTGA